From the Jilunia laotingensis genome, the window TATCACCGCGCTCGTCGACTCCATTATTCCGGATGCAGAATCGGTAACGGCACGTGTGTCGAGCGGTAGCGGAAACGTGCGTGTCACGCTGAAGGATATGGCAGACCGTAATTACACCCAGATGGATGTTGCCGAACAGCTATCAAAAGCAGTACAGGGAAAGACAATGGCACGCTCGTTCGTCCAGCAGTCTTCATCGTTCGGTGGACGACGGGGAGGTATGCCCGTGCAATATGTATTGCAAGCTACGAACCTGGAGAAACTACAGGAAGTACTTCCCAAATTCATGTCGAAGGTGTACGAAAATCCCGTGTTCCAGATGGCGGATGTCGACCTGAAATTCAGTAAGCCCGAATCAAGGATCAACATCAACCGGGACAAGGCGAGCATCATGGGAGTCAGCACCCGGAACATCGCCCAGACCTTGCAATACGGATTGAGCGGTCAGCGCATGGGGTATTTCTATATGAACGGAAAACAATATGAGATTCTCGGAGAAATCAACCGCCAGCAACGCAATAAACCGGCAGACCTGAAAGCTATTTATATACGTAGCGACAAGGGCGACATGGTACAGCTTGACAACCTGATCGAACTGACGGACGGCATCGCCCCTCCGAAACTCTACCGGTACAACCGTTTTGTTTCGGCAACCATCTCGGCAGGACTGGCAGATGGGAAGACCATCGGACAGGGGCTGGACGAAATGGACAAAATAGCCAAGGAAACGCTGGACGATACTTTCCGCACGGCATTGACAGGCGACTCCAAAGAGTACCGTGAAAGTTCCTCTAGCCTGATGTTTGCTTTCATACTCGCCATTTTGCTGATCTACCTCATTCTGGCAGCTCAGTTCGAGAGTTTCAAAGATCCGCTGATCATCATGCTGACCGTACCGCTTGCCATTGCAGGTGCTTTGATATTCATGCACTTCGGCAACATTACGATGAACATATTCAGCCAGATCGGTATTATCATGCTGATCGGACTGGTAGCGAAGAACGGAATTCTGATCGTTGAATTTGCCAACCAGAAGCAAGCGGCAGGCGAAGACAAGCTGAGCGCCATCAAAGATGCATCCTTACAACGCCTGCGCCCCATCCTGATGACAAGTGCTTCGACCATTCTGGGATTGATCCCGCTGGCATTCGCCACGGGCGAAGGAAGCAACCAGCGTATCGCCATGGGTACGGCAGTCGTAGGAGGTATGTTGATCTCGACTTTGCTGACGATGTATATCGTTCCGGCTATTTACAGTTATATTTCGACTAACAGAAAAAAAGAAAAGGATGATGAACCGAAGAAATAGAATCCACTCCATAATAATGACCTTTATCGCACTCTTCTCCCCTCTCTGCATGAATGGGACAGGAGGAGAAATCCGTGCCCAAGAGACATACAATCTGAAATCTTGTCTGGATAAGGGACTGCAAAATAATTATTCGTTGCGCATCACGCACAATGAAGAACAGGTGAGCAAGAACAATGCAACGCTGGGCAATGCCGGCTATCTCCCTACCCTAGACTTTACGGCCGGATATAAAGGTACGGTAGATAACACACAGACCAAAGTCCGTGAAAGTGGCGAGACGTTGAAAGAGAACGGAGTATTCGACCAAACCGTCAACGTAGGTCTTAACCTGAACTGGACGATCTTCGATGGATTTAATATCCAAGCCAATTATCAAAAGCTGAAAGAGCTGGAACGTCAAGGGGAAACGAATACCCGTATCGCTATTGAAGACTTTGTAGCCAGCCTGACTGCGGAGTATTACAACTATGTACAACAGAAAATACGCCTTGCCAATCTGCATTATGCTGTAAAGCTATCCAAAGAACGCCTGCGCATCGTGGAAGAACGTTATCACATCGGAAGTTTTTCACGCCTCGACTACCAACAGGCAAAGGTGGATTTCAATGCCGACAGTGCCAAATACATGAAGCAACAGGAATTGCTTCATACCTCACGCATCAACCTGAATGAATTAATGGCAAATGCCGATGTCGACCAGCCTGTCTTCATCGAAGATTCCATCATCAATGTGAATGCCAATCTGAACTTTGATGAATTATGGAACGCCACGCTTGCCACCAACGCTTCCCTGTTAA encodes:
- a CDS encoding TolC family protein; its protein translation is MNGTGGEIRAQETYNLKSCLDKGLQNNYSLRITHNEEQVSKNNATLGNAGYLPTLDFTAGYKGTVDNTQTKVRESGETLKENGVFDQTVNVGLNLNWTIFDGFNIQANYQKLKELERQGETNTRIAIEDFVASLTAEYYNYVQQKIRLANLHYAVKLSKERLRIVEERYHIGSFSRLDYQQAKVDFNADSAKYMKQQELLHTSRINLNELMANADVDQPVFIEDSIINVNANLNFDELWNATLATNASLLKADQNTILAQLDYKKMNSRNYPYLKLNTGYGYTLNKYDIAANSQRGTLGFNGGLTIGFNIFDGNRRREKRNASLAVKTARLQRDELEQSLRADISNLWQAYRNNLKMLNLERQNLVAAKENHEIAMERYMLGDLAGIEMREAQKSLLDAEERILSAEYDTKLCEISLLQISGKVLKYLE